One Lactobacillus crispatus DNA segment encodes these proteins:
- a CDS encoding ABC transporter permease — protein MIKVTPKVKNILVPVISVIAGFIVGAIIMLIWSYNPFQAYSSMFSSALGNMNGIGETIREATPLIFIAIGFAIASKAGFFNIGLPGQAQAGWLTSIWIVLANPQLPKPVLLPLAIIAGAIAGAIVAGIAGYLRAQFGTNEVITTIMLNYIVLYTCQYLMQQVMSSKLRIDTDTTKTIPANGSLKLNWLTSMFGDSRINAGIFLAIIGLIFYWYLMKKTTVGFEIKAVGLNPFASRYAGMSSKKNIIISMLLSGAFSGLGGVVQGLGTYQNYFTQTTSLDIGWDGLSVALLGGGTAIGILLASLLFSILKIGGLGMQTIAGIPYEIVSIVIAAIIFFIAINYVIGLLFKTKKNRSDYYIPTRKEKGPNNGVDGPGRKVIEGEK, from the coding sequence TTGATTAAAGTTACACCTAAAGTCAAAAATATTCTAGTACCAGTTATCTCAGTAATTGCTGGTTTTATAGTTGGTGCTATTATCATGCTGATTTGGAGCTATAATCCTTTTCAAGCATACAGCTCCATGTTCTCTAGCGCACTGGGCAATATGAATGGTATTGGTGAAACTATTCGTGAAGCTACGCCATTAATTTTTATTGCTATCGGTTTTGCAATTGCCTCAAAAGCTGGCTTTTTTAACATCGGTTTGCCAGGTCAAGCACAAGCTGGTTGGTTGACTTCTATTTGGATTGTATTGGCCAATCCTCAATTGCCTAAGCCAGTATTATTGCCTTTAGCTATTATTGCAGGCGCTATAGCTGGTGCTATTGTGGCAGGAATTGCTGGCTATTTAAGAGCTCAATTTGGAACTAATGAAGTAATTACTACTATCATGCTTAACTATATTGTGCTCTATACTTGTCAATATTTAATGCAACAAGTAATGTCCTCAAAATTAAGAATTGATACCGATACTACTAAAACAATTCCAGCCAATGGCAGCTTAAAGCTTAACTGGTTAACTAGCATGTTTGGTGATTCGCGAATCAATGCTGGTATTTTCTTAGCAATAATTGGACTTATTTTTTATTGGTATTTAATGAAAAAAACTACCGTTGGTTTTGAAATCAAGGCAGTTGGACTCAATCCTTTTGCTAGTCGCTATGCCGGGATGTCTTCTAAAAAGAATATTATTATTTCAATGTTACTTTCAGGTGCATTTTCTGGCTTAGGCGGTGTAGTACAAGGACTTGGTACCTACCAAAACTACTTCACTCAAACAACTAGTTTGGATATTGGCTGGGACGGGCTTTCAGTTGCCTTACTTGGTGGTGGAACTGCAATTGGTATTTTATTAGCTTCACTTCTTTTCTCAATTTTAAAAATTGGTGGTTTGGGCATGCAAACTATTGCCGGTATTCCTTATGAAATCGTATCTATCGTAATTGCTGCCATCATTTTCTTCATCGCTATCAATTACGTCATTGGTTTGCTTTTTAAAACTAAGAAGAACCGCAGTGATTACTACATTCCAACCAGAAAAGAAAAAGGACCCAACAATGGTGTTGATGGTCCAGGTAGAAAAGTAATCGAAGGAGAAAAATAA
- the nagB gene encoding glucosamine-6-phosphate deaminase yields the protein MKVIVTENKIQGGAKAFEIFEKGIKNGAKVLGLATGSTPETLYQNWVQSDLNCEDLTSINLDEYVGLTPDNPQSYHYFMQKHLFDQKPFKKTYVPDGMAKDIPAFCKEYDQIIKDNPIDIQLLGIGRNGHIAFNEPGTPFDIGTHEVKLTENTIKANARFFDSIDEVPKSAICMGTANIMQSKKIVLMAFGEKKAQAIKEMIEGPVTEQVPASILQKHPDVTVIVDKAAAQELDDKYKN from the coding sequence ATGAAAGTTATTGTTACTGAAAACAAAATTCAAGGTGGAGCAAAGGCATTCGAGATTTTTGAAAAAGGCATTAAAAATGGTGCTAAAGTCTTAGGTTTAGCAACTGGCTCAACCCCTGAAACACTTTACCAAAATTGGGTACAAAGTGATCTTAATTGTGAAGACCTCACTAGCATCAACCTCGATGAATATGTAGGCTTAACCCCAGATAATCCTCAAAGTTATCACTACTTTATGCAAAAGCACTTATTTGACCAAAAGCCATTCAAGAAGACTTACGTTCCAGATGGTATGGCAAAAGATATTCCAGCATTCTGCAAAGAATACGACCAAATTATTAAGGACAATCCTATCGACATCCAATTATTAGGTATCGGTCGTAACGGCCACATCGCCTTCAACGAACCAGGTACTCCATTCGACATTGGTACTCACGAAGTTAAATTAACCGAAAATACTATCAAAGCTAACGCTCGCTTCTTTGATAGCATCGATGAAGTGCCAAAGAGTGCGATCTGCATGGGTACTGCTAATATTATGCAATCAAAGAAGATCGTTTTAATGGCCTTTGGCGAAAAGAAAGCTCAAGCAATTAAAGAAATGATTGAAGGACCAGTCACTGAACAAGTACCTGCATCCATTTTACAAAAACACCCTGATGTAACTGTTATTGTTGATAAGGCTGCAGCTCAAGAGCTAGACGACAAATACAAGAACTAA
- a CDS encoding aldo/keto reductase, translating to MDFEKLTGLGIGTWGLGEDPKKKKDEIAAIRYSLDHGLKVIDTAEMYGDGQSEQLIGEAIKGYDRDQLFLISKFYPYHATPELERRSLEASLKRLGTDHLDLYLLHWRGSHRLSDTIRGLQALQKDGLIRYWGVSNFDTADMQELFSVPGGEECFANEDLYNISERGTEFDLQTWQMEHGVNFIGYSPFNSGKGDTIRITRNLKIVARDHGVTPHQIMLAWTMRNGNVLTIPKASSVEHMKENIATQKIKLTDDELRLLNSDFPMPTEKTPLAVI from the coding sequence ATGGATTTTGAAAAGCTAACCGGTTTAGGGATCGGTACTTGGGGCTTAGGTGAAGATCCTAAAAAGAAAAAAGATGAAATAGCAGCTATTCGTTATAGTTTAGATCATGGCTTGAAGGTAATTGATACAGCTGAGATGTATGGTGATGGTCAGAGTGAACAATTAATTGGTGAAGCAATTAAGGGATATGATCGTGATCAGCTGTTTTTGATTTCAAAATTCTATCCCTACCATGCAACGCCAGAATTAGAACGCCGAAGTCTAGAAGCTAGTCTGAAACGACTTGGGACAGATCATTTAGATCTTTATTTATTACATTGGCGGGGCAGTCACCGCTTGTCTGATACAATTCGCGGTTTGCAGGCACTGCAAAAGGATGGTCTTATTCGCTATTGGGGTGTATCCAACTTTGATACGGCTGATATGCAGGAACTTTTTTCAGTACCAGGCGGAGAAGAATGTTTTGCCAATGAGGATCTGTACAATATTAGTGAACGCGGCACAGAATTTGATTTGCAGACTTGGCAAATGGAGCATGGAGTGAATTTTATTGGTTACTCACCATTTAATTCAGGCAAGGGCGATACTATTAGAATTACGCGTAATTTAAAAATCGTTGCACGTGATCATGGCGTTACGCCTCATCAGATAATGCTAGCTTGGACGATGCGCAATGGCAATGTTTTAACGATTCCTAAGGCAAGTAGTGTAGAACACATGAAGGAAAATATTGCAACACAAAAGATTAAACTTACAGATGATGAGCTTAGATTGCTTAACAGTGATTTTCCAATGCCAACTGAAAAAACGCCGTTAGCTGTTATTTAG
- a CDS encoding ABC transporter permease — MNFVTMMALIVSSTLVYSAPLILASLGGVYSENSGIVNIGLEGIMTMGAFAAIVFNLTFASTFGAATPWLGTLVGGIVGLIFSLLHAVATINFHADHVISGTVLNIMAPPLGVFLIKAIYDKGQTENITANFGYFSFPGLSSIPIVGPIFFKNTSAPAWIAIILAILMWWILYKTRFGLRLRSCGENPQAADTMGINVYGMRYAGVLISGFMAGLGGAVFAQAISGNFSVSTIVGQGFMALAAVIFGKWNPIGAMLSSLFFGFAQSLSIIGHQLPGIDQIPSVYMQIAPYVITIIVLVLFLGKSVAPAADGVNYIKSK, encoded by the coding sequence ATGAATTTCGTTACAATGATGGCGTTAATTGTTTCATCCACTTTAGTTTATTCTGCGCCTCTAATCCTAGCTTCTCTTGGTGGTGTTTACAGTGAAAACTCTGGGATTGTTAATATTGGCCTGGAGGGTATCATGACCATGGGAGCCTTTGCGGCGATTGTCTTCAACCTAACTTTCGCTTCAACTTTTGGTGCAGCTACTCCTTGGCTTGGCACTCTAGTCGGCGGAATTGTTGGTTTGATTTTTTCATTGCTTCATGCTGTTGCCACAATCAATTTTCACGCTGATCATGTCATTTCCGGAACAGTGCTGAACATCATGGCACCACCTTTAGGTGTTTTCTTGATCAAAGCAATTTATGATAAAGGCCAAACTGAAAATATCACCGCTAACTTCGGCTACTTCAGCTTTCCTGGTTTAAGCAGCATTCCCATCGTTGGGCCAATCTTCTTCAAAAACACCTCTGCCCCTGCTTGGATTGCCATTATTCTTGCTATTTTGATGTGGTGGATTTTATATAAGACTCGCTTTGGCCTACGCTTACGTTCATGTGGTGAAAATCCTCAAGCAGCTGACACAATGGGGATCAATGTCTATGGCATGCGTTATGCAGGTGTATTAATTTCCGGCTTTATGGCAGGTCTTGGCGGTGCCGTCTTTGCTCAAGCAATATCTGGTAACTTCTCTGTTTCTACTATCGTTGGACAAGGATTCATGGCTTTAGCTGCCGTTATATTTGGTAAATGGAATCCAATCGGTGCAATGCTCTCATCCCTTTTCTTTGGTTTTGCTCAAAGCTTAAGTATTATTGGACATCAACTGCCAGGAATCGATCAAATTCCATCCGTTTACATGCAGATTGCACCTTACGTTATTACAATCATCGTTTTGGTCCTCTTCCTCGGCAAGTCAGTTGCACCTGCCGCAGATGGGGTTAACTACATCAAATCGAAATAA
- a CDS encoding ABC transporter ATP-binding protein — protein sequence MKEQRNKVIEMRHIVKDFDGFKANDDINLTLYQGEILALLGENGAGKSTLMRILSGLLEPTSGEILVNNQKVNIKDPTVAKKLGIGMVHQHFMLMDSFTVLENIILGHESTKGPVIDLKKARKQVLALAQKYGFAINPDAKISSITVAQQQRVEILKVLYRGADILIFDEPTAVLTPQEISEFIKVLKNLAKEGKSIILITHKLEEIKAVADRVTVIRRGHDVGTFAVDQVSDERLAELMVGRHVNMKLTKPAPNLGKQILAIKNLQVKGNHGALSVKDLSLSIRGGEILGLAGIDGNGQDELVEAITGLRHVKSGQILINGQNLTNQKVRKITEAGVAHIPADRQKYGLILHMSLADNLALQTYYQRPFSNHGIINHQAILKHAVDLIKKFDIRTTSPALPASDLSGGNQQKAIIARELNRNSDLIIAFQPTRGLDVGAIEYIHKQLLAQRAAGKAILLISYELDEIMQLSDRIAVLHDGQISGEVLPEKTTDQELGLLMTGVKKEDATID from the coding sequence ATGAAAGAACAGAGAAATAAAGTAATCGAGATGCGCCATATTGTCAAAGATTTCGATGGTTTCAAGGCAAATGACGATATTAACCTTACGCTCTATCAAGGTGAAATTTTGGCTTTGCTTGGCGAAAATGGCGCGGGTAAATCTACCTTAATGAGAATTTTATCTGGCTTACTTGAACCAACAAGCGGTGAAATTCTGGTTAATAATCAAAAAGTAAATATTAAAGATCCAACTGTCGCTAAAAAATTAGGCATTGGGATGGTACACCAGCATTTCATGCTTATGGATTCATTTACCGTTTTAGAAAATATTATTCTAGGACATGAATCAACTAAGGGACCCGTTATCGATCTGAAAAAGGCAAGAAAACAGGTCCTAGCTCTTGCACAAAAATATGGCTTTGCTATTAATCCAGATGCCAAAATCTCTAGCATTACTGTCGCCCAACAGCAAAGAGTTGAGATTCTAAAGGTACTTTATCGTGGTGCAGATATTTTAATTTTTGATGAACCAACTGCTGTTTTAACCCCACAAGAAATTTCTGAATTTATTAAAGTACTCAAAAATTTAGCTAAAGAAGGCAAATCAATCATTTTGATCACTCATAAATTAGAAGAAATCAAGGCTGTTGCAGATCGAGTTACAGTTATCAGACGTGGTCACGATGTTGGTACTTTTGCTGTTGATCAAGTTAGTGATGAGCGGTTAGCCGAATTAATGGTGGGGCGGCATGTCAACATGAAGCTAACCAAACCAGCACCTAACTTGGGCAAGCAAATTCTAGCAATCAAAAACTTACAGGTAAAAGGAAATCACGGTGCCTTAAGCGTTAAAGACCTTTCCCTTTCAATCCGTGGAGGTGAAATTTTAGGGCTAGCCGGAATTGACGGCAATGGACAAGATGAACTGGTTGAAGCAATCACTGGTTTACGCCATGTTAAGTCAGGGCAAATTTTAATTAATGGTCAAAATTTAACCAACCAAAAAGTTCGCAAAATCACCGAAGCTGGCGTAGCGCATATTCCTGCAGACCGGCAAAAATATGGCTTAATTCTTCACATGTCATTAGCTGATAACTTAGCGCTGCAAACTTACTACCAACGTCCCTTCTCTAATCATGGCATCATTAATCATCAAGCAATCTTGAAGCATGCCGTAGATTTAATTAAAAAATTCGATATTCGAACTACTAGCCCTGCATTGCCAGCTAGCGACCTATCGGGAGGTAACCAGCAAAAAGCAATTATCGCTAGAGAATTAAATAGAAACAGCGATCTAATCATTGCATTCCAGCCCACTCGCGGTTTAGATGTTGGTGCAATTGAGTATATTCATAAGCAGCTTTTAGCTCAAAGAGCAGCAGGAAAAGCTATCCTATTAATTTCATATGAACTTGATGAAATTATGCAATTATCTGACCGGATTGCTGTTTTGCATGATGGTCAAATTTCAGGCGAAGTATTACCTGAAAAAACTACAGATCAAGAACTAGGTCTTTTAATGACCGGTGTTAAGAAAGAAGATGCAACAATTGATTAA
- a CDS encoding IS30 family transposase translates to MTNSNSSISKHYHQLTSVQRGQIQAMLDSGITSRTVIAQEVGCHKSTISREIKRGSVLQRDSSYLLYEHYYADTAQLYYEKRRKNCYQRNPLKHYAVFLRMLSRRFKAKFDATSIDEFVGEFKRTMPGYPCPSTPTVYRYIDQGLLDISNIDLPMKLKRRRNKRHHGQSGHALHKKNLGNSIEQRPKEIEDRKTPLHWEGDLVKGVRRKNQPALMTLTERTTRFEVVIKIPDYRASTCQRLLQNEIDRHPAWFKSITFDNGSEFADMTKIKGCQIYFAHPYSPWERGTNENCNGLLRQFFPKGKSMKDKSAAYVQQATDAINRKHRRILQYHTAEELFKQYISS, encoded by the coding sequence ATGACCAATTCAAATTCTAGCATTTCTAAGCACTATCATCAATTAACCAGCGTACAACGTGGACAAATTCAAGCAATGCTGGATTCCGGCATAACTTCCCGTACTGTTATCGCTCAAGAAGTCGGCTGCCATAAGTCGACAATCAGTCGCGAAATCAAACGCGGAAGCGTCCTGCAAAGAGACAGCAGCTATTTATTGTATGAGCACTATTACGCTGATACTGCACAGCTTTATTATGAGAAGCGTCGCAAAAACTGCTATCAGCGCAATCCATTGAAGCATTATGCTGTCTTTTTGAGAATGCTCTCCAGACGCTTCAAAGCTAAATTTGATGCCACCAGCATCGATGAATTCGTTGGTGAATTCAAAAGGACTATGCCAGGCTACCCTTGTCCCAGCACACCAACTGTCTATCGCTATATTGATCAGGGCTTGCTGGACATAAGCAATATTGATCTGCCTATGAAGCTCAAAAGACGCAGGAACAAGCGTCATCACGGCCAGAGCGGTCATGCTTTGCACAAGAAGAATCTTGGCAATTCCATTGAACAGCGTCCTAAAGAGATTGAAGACAGAAAAACGCCGCTGCACTGGGAAGGAGATCTGGTTAAAGGCGTCAGACGCAAGAATCAGCCTGCTTTAATGACTTTGACCGAAAGAACCACACGCTTTGAAGTAGTTATCAAGATTCCTGACTATCGGGCAAGCACATGCCAAAGGCTGCTTCAAAATGAGATTGACAGACATCCTGCCTGGTTTAAATCGATCACGTTTGACAATGGCTCTGAGTTTGCGGATATGACCAAGATCAAAGGCTGCCAGATCTACTTCGCCCACCCATATTCTCCATGGGAAAGAGGCACCAATGAGAACTGCAATGGACTTCTGCGTCAATTCTTCCCTAAAGGCAAAAGCATGAAAGATAAGTCAGCTGCTTATGTTCAACAGGCAACTGATGCCATTAACCGCAAACATCGTCGAATCCTTCAATATCACACAGCAGAAGAACTCTTCAAGCAATATATTTCCTCATAG